A section of the Pochonia chlamydosporia 170 chromosome 2, whole genome shotgun sequence genome encodes:
- a CDS encoding calcium homeostasis protein Regucalcin (similar to Metarhizium acridum CQMa 102 XP_007806754.1) has protein sequence MQHWTVRLPWLDLHCALAEGPFYEKETGTIRFVDIKKKHIHTVSLSQGITSLKTTQLDICPTVTADIEGVDPRERILLGVKYGLAILDRKTGTYEMLAPFNTPNNERLRSNDGAADPHGFFWVGNMTDFGHGEFQPEGALLRFGKDTKENVVKDLTIPNSIGWSPDNRVMYYTHSKARQIFAFDYDIVSGAVSNHRLFYQHPTSGEPDGFRIDVDGNMWTAVYGEAKVLKINREGEVVGEISLPTRNITCVQFAGTELVITSAADEDGEDQLSRDYGGALFRVDVGTTGLEQFKFKM, from the exons ATGCAGCACTGGACGGTGCggttgccttggcttgaCCTTCACTGCGCGTTAGCAGAAGGGCCGTTTTATGAGAAGGAAACCGGCACAATACGTTTTGTGgatatcaagaagaagcacaTACACACAGTATCTCTTAGCCAGGGTATTACTTCACTGAAGACGACGCAGCTCGACATATGTCCAACGGTCACTGCTGATATCGAGGGAGTCGACCCAAGGGAACGCATTCTACTTGGCGTCAAGTATGGGTTGGCAATTCTTGATCGGAAAACCGGGACATATGAGATGCTTGCGCCGTTCAACACGCCGAATAATGAGCGACTTCGCAGCAACGATGGAGCAGCCGATCCGCATGGGTTCTTTTGGGTTGGCAACATGACGGACTTTGGCCACGGGGAGTTCCAACCAGAAG GTGCCTTGCTTCGATTCGGCAAAGACACCAAAGAGAACGTAGTCAAGGACCTCACCATCCCCAACTCCATAGGCTGGTCCCCGGACAACAGGGTCATGTACTACACACACTCGAAGGCTCGCCAAatctttgcctttgactACGATATTGTTTCTGGGGCAGTTTCCAACCACCGACTATTCTACCAACACCCCACATCCGGAGAGCCGGATGGTTTCCGCATTGATGTGGACGGGAACATGTGGACCGCGGTATACGGCGAGGCCAAGGTGCTCAAGATCAATCGGGAAGGCGAAGTCGTTGGAGAAATATCTTTGCCGACACGCAACATCACCTGTGTGCAGTTTGCCGGTACCGAGCTGGTTATTACATCCGCGGCCGATGAAGACGGTGAAGATCAACTCAGCAGGGACTATGGCGGTGCACTGTTTCGAGTGGACGTCGGCACGACAGGGCTGGAGCagttcaagttcaagatGTAA
- a CDS encoding FAD binding domain-containing protein (similar to Metarhizium acridum CQMa 102 XP_007815020.1), with product MSDPNHGPGPLEPVKRYLVKGLASGIGLASEGITSYKERKRLRKACLSPDSTSRSHTPTSPRSSDENRPTTRQLATPPLSDHEKDDDFKDEKLWKLDEAQDQLSPPPYTERATTPNGSRSTSPSVEVIEKFLQDYPAPEYETGVKLSQPVILPQKRPKTRSRGFIRAYAPSLGPCGISQDMFLDFITTFDTSTQSSPWLDAINLASIGLSFIPHFPMLVGIAIQVSISAAKDVQSRTRTNSFLDKANSQIFMPRGLYCLIMTYSPEDDNEAHHLPGTNVSSAIISKANSTGMQKFQNRFREASGHACEAEIPESAPLVFPGLGQDLTPEDVEESKNAKEKMKKAQKYITDYYDKRAQAKFAGKHAGSSLVKGPGVKFTSRFADPNHPAASGSFRSLITGGYITPPDMGSRSSGRMEERREDGRDEYSRGRDGDLYSRYGYGREEERYVNRPSSNAPAPHAPYGGQSRSHTPSMASRRSPRDQDLIRLGPVGLPTPGSLVKKALKKNILYMMVVNMPSDEELALAAEHLQQSRSKGINMSDFITHLRGH from the exons ATGTCTGATCCCAACCATGGCCCCGGGCCCCTCGAGCCCGTCAAGCGATATCTCGTCAAAGGCCTCGCAAGCGGCATCGGCCTAGCCTCCGAAGGAATAACCTCCTACAAAGAGCGAAAGCGCCTCCGCAAAGCCTGTCTCTCCCCGGACTCAACCTCCCGTTCCCACACTCCAACATCTCCTCGTTCCTCAGACGAGAACCGCCCTACGACCAGACAACTAGCAACGCCCCCTCTCTCAGACCACGAAAAAGACGACGActtcaaggacgaaaagCTATGGAAGCTAGACGAGGCTCAGGACCAACTCAGTCCGCCGCCGTACACAGAACGAGCAACAACCCCCAACGGAAGCAGAAGCACATCTCCCTCCGTCGAAGTCATCGAGAAATTCCTCCAAGACTATCCCGCTCCAGAATATGAAACCGGTGTCAAACTCTCTCAACCCGTCATCCTCCCGCAGAAGAGACCCAAGACCCGTTCCCGCGGCTTCATCAGAGCATATGCCCCTTCTCTTGGTCCCTGCGGCATCTCGCAAGACATGTTCCTCGACTTTATAACAACCTTTGACACATCCACCCAGTCGTCGCCGTGGCTCGACGCCATCAACCTCGCATCAATAGGACTCTCCTTCATCCCCCATTTCCCCATGCTTGtcggcatcgccatccaGGTATCCatctccgccgccaaagacgtcCAGAGCAGAACCCGCACCAACTCCTtcctcgacaaggccaactcGCAGATCTTCATGCCCCGCGGCCTGTACTGCCTCATCATGACATACAGTCCCGAAGACGACAACGAAGCCCATCATCTGCCAGGCACGAACGTTTCATCCGCAATCATatccaaagccaacagcaCGGGAATGCAAAAGTTTCAGAACCGCTTCCGCGAAGCGAGTGGCCACGCGTGCGAGGCGGAAATCCCCGAATCCGCACCCCTTGTTTTCCCAGGTCTCGGTCAGGACCTGACGCCCGAGGATGTGGAGGAGTCCAAGAACgcgaaggagaagatgaagaaggcgcAAAAGTACATCACGGACTATTATGACAAGCGGGCGCAAGCCAAGTTTGCGGGAAAGCACGCGGGAAGTAGTCTTGTCAAGGGGCCGGGGGTGAAGTTTACGTCGAGGTTTGCGGATCCGAATCATCCAGCGGCGAGTGGTTCTTTTCGGTCGTTGATTACGGGAGGGTATATCACGCCGCCGGATATGGGGAGTAGGAGTTCGGGAAGgatggaggagaggagggaggatGGTCGTGATGAGTACTCGCGGGGACGGGATGGTGATTTGTATAGCCGGTATGGATATGGtagagaagaggagagatATGTGAATCGGCCGAGTTCGAATGCTCCTGCGCCGCATGCCCCGTATGGAGGACAGAGTCGTTCACATACACCGTCAATGGCTTCACGGAGGTCACCCAGAGATCAGGATCTTATCCGTCTTGGTCCAGTAGGTCTGCCTACACCCGGGAGCCTTGTCAAGAAGGCTTTGAAAAAG AATATCCTCTACATGATGGTTGTGAATATGCCCTCGGACGAAGAACTCGCTCTTGCAGCCGAACATCTCCAACAATCCCGCTCCAAAGGCATCAACATGTCCGACTTTATCACTCACCTCCGCGGCCATTAA
- a CDS encoding C6 finger domain-containing protein (similar to Metarhizium acridum CQMa 102 XP_007806752.1): MAGSESANGLEFMQPGQKRPAKLFHKKSRTGCQRCRARRVKCDEAKPICSNCTRLSLTCVYDRIKPDQSDPSPPSSSKDQNTNFNPESIIDPPESEARRKLELSLFYQYFSETGPSISVDESSHPFWVDIVSQLAFKCNALLYSLFLLSALHRTKKSNYTDKESLNHSSTYLNMTLRELNREIEHLSSENVDAVCLTASMLRIYTFVRLQDRDLDSYVPPTSWLRMTGTSSAVFRQSAEITAMNPNSVGMQMIDLVTHLLDEEEERLHTRGLLHLMRRQDAHELQESWDEDVQDAYLSTLNYIGGIWKAMQDRQPPGSVARRLIVFPLFVNTRFVDMVDEKRSRALVIMAHYFALLAMLRGFWWVGDAGPREVRAIVKELPLEWQPSLAWPLEILKDQIVFTHDMEVDKLSEYAAGLKLQI; encoded by the exons ATGGCGGGTTCCGAGTCTGCGAATGGCCTCGAGTTCATGCAGCCTGGGCAAAAGCGGCCGGCCAAGTTATTCCACAAGAAGTCGAGGACGGGGTGTCAGCGATGTAGGGCCCGTCGAGTCAAG TGCGATGAAGCAAAACCAATCTGCTCAAACTGCACCCGTCTCAGCCTAACCTGCGTCTACGACCGCATCAAGCCCGACCAGTCTGACCCttcaccaccctcctcctccaaagaccaaaacaccaacttcaacccaGAAAGCATCATCGACCCCCCCGAGTCCGAAGCCCGGCGCAAGCTAGAACTCTCCCTCTTCTACCAGTACTTCTCCGAAACAGGGCCCTCCATCTCCGTAGACGAATCCTCCCACCCCTTCTGGGTAGACATCGTCTCCCAGCTCGCCTTCAAGTGCAATGCCCTCCTCTACTCCCTGTTCCTGCTGTCCGCGCTGCACCGCACCAAGAAGTCCAACTACACGGACAAGGAGTCCCTCAACCACAGCAGCACCTACCTCAACATGACCCTCCGCGAACTCAACCGCGAGATCGAGCACCTCTCGTCCGAAAATGTGGACGCCGTCTGCCTCACCGCCAGCATGCTCCGCATCTACACCTTTGTGCGCCTCCAGGACCGCGACCTCGACTCCTACGTGCCGCCGACGTCGTGGCTCCGCATGACGGGCACCAGCAGCGCCGTGTTCCGCCAGTCGGCCGAGATCACGGCCATGAACCCCAACTCGGTGGGCATGCAGATGATCGACCTGGTGACGCACCTgctcgacgaggaggaggagcgccTCCACACAAGGGGCCTCCTCCACTTGATGCGGCGCCAGGACGCACACGAGCTGCAGGAGTCGTGGGACGAAGACGTCCAGGACGCCTATCTCTCGACGCTAAATTACATCGGAGGTATTTGGAAGGCCATGCAGGACCGTCAACCCCCCGGCAGCGTGGCAAGGCGTCTCATCGTGTTCCCGCTCTTCGTCAACACCCGCTTCGTCGACATGGTGGACGAGAAGAGGTCTAGGGCCCTGGTCATCATGGCGCACTACTTTGCcttgctggccatgttgcgAGGCTTTTGGTGGGTGGGTGACGCGGGGCCGAGGGAGGTTCGCGCCATTGTCAAGGAGTTGCCGTTGGAGTGGCAGCCGAGTTTGGCTTGGCCCTTGGAGATATTGAAGGATCAGATTGTCTTTACCCATGATATGGAGGTGGATAAGTTGTCAGAGTATGCCGCTGGGCTAAAGTTGCAGATTTGA
- a CDS encoding ATP synthase delta chain, mitochondrial precursor (similar to Sclerotinia sclerotiorum 1980 UF-70 XP_001591609.1): protein MNSLRLARAAVRARPAAFRAVAQRRTYAEAVPDKIKLSLSLPHQSIYRSQDVVQVNIPAASGEMGVLANHVPSIEQLKPGVVEVVEESGGAKQFFLAGGFATVQPDSSMSINSIEGAPLEDFSADAIRAGIAEAQKVASGSGSEQDIAEAKIELEVLETLAAHVK from the exons ATGAACTCCCTCCGCCTCGCCCGTGCGGCTGTTCGAGCTCGCCCTGCAGCCTTCCGAGCTGTTGCCCAGCGGAGAACGTACGCCGAGGCCGTCCCCGACAAG ATCAAgctgtctctgtctctgccTCACCAG TCCATCTACCGATCCCAGGACGTCGTTCAGGTCAACATCCCTGCTGCTTCTGGTGAGATGGGTGTCTTGGCCAACCATGTTCCTTCCATTGAGCAGCTCAagcctggtgttgttgaggttgttgaggagagCGGCGGCGCCAAGCAGTTCTTCC TTGCTGGTGGATTCGCTACCGTTCAGCCCGATTCTAGCATGAGCATCAACTCCATCGAGGGTGCCCCGTTGGAGGACTTCAGCGCTGACGCTATCCGCGCTGGTATTGCCGAGGCACAGAAGGttgccagcggcagcggAAGCGAGCAGGATATTGCTgaggccaagattgagctGGAG GTTCTCGAGACTCTGGCTGCCCATGTGAAATAG